The proteins below are encoded in one region of Paenibacillus thermoaerophilus:
- a CDS encoding bifunctional folylpolyglutamate synthase/dihydrofolate synthase → MAQTEQAQGQFRTIEEAVEWVTGRQSFGIKPGLKRMEWMMERLEHPERRLKFIHVAGTNGKGSTCAYLSQVLRQCGYDVGTFTSPFLERFNNRMQYNLEDIDDGTMLSLINRVKPLADELEASELGAPTMFEITTAVAILYYATVCYPDYVVWETGLGGRLDSTNIVVPVITVITNIGHDHQEILGDSLEQIAAEKAGIIKPGVPLVTAVEQPEAFRVIEETAKSRKATVYALGREFRAEPQSVKLDDQVFTFEGPFRAIPDVHISLNGPHQMKNAAVALMTLEVLRQYYALIVEDEDLRAGMQAARWKGRLETVSRSPRIVLDGAHNPEGAETLAAALRSGVYGYRKLNVMLGMLETKKHSGFLRHILPLADTLIVTEPEFRKAMSAEALAELAREEAARLGLAVEVTVERDWKQALDRLQRLTGEEDLAVVTGTLYMISDVRSRLLGRRDSDKGW, encoded by the coding sequence ATGGCACAAACAGAACAGGCACAAGGACAGTTCCGCACGATCGAAGAGGCGGTCGAATGGGTGACGGGCCGCCAGTCGTTCGGCATCAAGCCCGGGCTGAAACGAATGGAATGGATGATGGAGCGGCTGGAGCATCCGGAACGGCGGCTCAAGTTCATTCATGTCGCGGGCACGAACGGCAAAGGCTCGACATGCGCCTATTTATCGCAGGTGCTGCGCCAATGCGGGTACGACGTGGGCACGTTTACGTCGCCGTTTCTGGAGCGGTTCAACAATCGCATGCAGTACAATCTTGAGGATATCGACGACGGCACGATGCTGTCGCTGATCAACCGGGTGAAGCCGCTGGCCGACGAACTGGAGGCGTCCGAGCTCGGCGCGCCCACGATGTTCGAGATTACGACGGCCGTGGCGATTCTCTATTACGCGACGGTCTGCTACCCGGATTACGTCGTTTGGGAGACGGGGCTGGGGGGACGGCTCGATTCCACGAATATCGTCGTGCCGGTTATCACCGTGATTACGAATATCGGCCACGACCATCAGGAAATACTCGGCGACAGTCTGGAACAGATCGCGGCGGAGAAGGCCGGCATCATCAAGCCGGGGGTGCCGCTCGTCACCGCGGTGGAACAGCCCGAGGCGTTCCGGGTGATCGAGGAGACGGCCAAATCGCGCAAAGCGACCGTCTACGCCCTCGGCCGAGAGTTCCGGGCCGAGCCGCAGAGCGTCAAGCTGGACGATCAGGTCTTTACGTTCGAGGGGCCGTTCCGCGCCATACCCGACGTGCATATCAGCCTGAACGGACCCCATCAGATGAAAAACGCGGCTGTCGCGCTGATGACACTCGAGGTGCTGCGCCAATACTACGCCTTGATCGTGGAGGACGAGGATTTGCGCGCCGGCATGCAGGCGGCCAGATGGAAGGGCCGTCTGGAAACCGTGAGCCGTTCGCCGCGCATCGTGCTGGACGGGGCGCACAACCCCGAAGGGGCGGAGACGCTGGCGGCCGCCTTGCGCAGCGGCGTATACGGGTACCGGAAGCTGAACGTAATGTTAGGGATGCTGGAGACCAAAAAACATTCCGGCTTCCTCCGGCATATACTGCCTTTAGCGGATACGTTGATCGTCACGGAGCCGGAGTTCCGGAAAGCCATGAGCGCCGAGGCGCTGGCCGAGCTGGCCCGCGAGGAAGCGGCGCGTCTGGGTCTTGCGGTAGAAGTGACGGTCGAACGGGATTGGAAGCAAGCGCTTGATCGGCTGCAGCGGCTGACCGGAGAGGAAGATCTTGCGGTCGTAACGGGAACGCTGTATATGATATCCGACGTGCGCTCCCGGCTTCTGGGCCGCCGAGATTCCGACAAAGGCTGGTGA
- the murC gene encoding UDP-N-acetylmuramate--L-alanine ligase: MNGATERVHFIGIGGYGMSAIAKVLLEMGFRVTGSDVARAELTDKLAARGAQVFIGHDEGHVRGADMVVYSTALSKDNVELSAAERLNIPTLHRSQMLARLLNARKGIAVAGAHGKTTTSSMIAHVLERSGFDPTYLIGGEMLNVGSNARAGRGEYVVAEADESDGSFLQYRPQIAVVTNIEADHLENYEGDFAKLRAAYEQYLSHVKPGGQAVVCVDDPYARELADRTRKAAVLRYGMEAPGGGPCRPELEAEAREVRLGDRRASFELWSRGSRLGCIELFVPGRHNVYNALAAYLACREAGVAFAPFAEAIRDFRGAKRRFQVVGEACGVLVVDDYAHHPTEIEATIEAARATGRRIWAVFQPQRYTRTYYLMSEFGGAFGGADEVLLTDIYSPAGERRIEGVDSAMLAERIRASGQSRVRYLPSKEEILSVLANGVASGDLVLTMGAGDIWKVSHRLAQLLKEREEGES, encoded by the coding sequence GTGAATGGGGCGACGGAGCGCGTTCATTTTATCGGCATAGGCGGTTACGGCATGAGTGCCATCGCCAAGGTGCTATTGGAAATGGGCTTTCGGGTGACAGGTTCGGATGTGGCGAGGGCGGAACTGACGGACAAACTCGCCGCGCGTGGCGCCCAGGTATTCATCGGACATGACGAGGGGCATGTGCGGGGAGCGGACATGGTGGTGTACTCCACCGCGTTGTCCAAAGACAACGTCGAGCTGTCGGCGGCGGAACGGCTGAACATTCCGACGCTGCACCGCTCCCAGATGCTCGCGAGGCTGCTTAACGCCCGCAAGGGCATCGCGGTGGCCGGCGCGCACGGCAAAACGACGACCTCGTCGATGATCGCGCATGTGCTCGAGCGAAGCGGCTTCGACCCCACTTACCTGATCGGCGGAGAAATGTTGAACGTAGGGAGCAACGCCAGAGCCGGCCGCGGCGAATACGTCGTCGCCGAGGCCGACGAGAGCGACGGCTCGTTTCTGCAATACCGGCCGCAGATTGCGGTCGTCACGAACATCGAAGCGGACCATCTCGAAAATTACGAAGGCGATTTCGCCAAGTTGCGGGCCGCGTACGAGCAGTATTTGTCCCATGTGAAGCCCGGCGGCCAGGCGGTCGTCTGCGTCGACGATCCGTATGCCCGCGAGTTGGCCGACCGGACACGCAAGGCGGCGGTGCTCCGTTACGGCATGGAAGCGCCGGGCGGCGGTCCGTGCCGGCCGGAGCTGGAAGCGGAGGCGCGCGAAGTCCGGCTTGGGGACAGGCGCGCTTCGTTCGAATTATGGTCGAGAGGAAGCCGTCTGGGCTGCATCGAGTTGTTCGTGCCGGGCCGGCATAACGTGTACAACGCGTTGGCGGCCTATTTGGCCTGCCGCGAGGCGGGAGTGGCGTTTGCGCCGTTCGCCGAGGCGATACGGGATTTCCGCGGCGCCAAGCGCCGTTTTCAGGTCGTGGGCGAGGCTTGCGGCGTGCTGGTGGTCGACGATTACGCGCATCATCCGACGGAGATCGAGGCGACCATCGAAGCGGCGCGCGCGACCGGCCGACGCATTTGGGCGGTATTTCAGCCGCAGCGGTACACACGGACGTATTATTTGATGAGCGAGTTCGGGGGCGCGTTCGGCGGGGCCGACGAAGTGCTGCTCACGGATATTTATTCGCCGGCGGGCGAACGGCGCATCGAAGGGGTTGATTCGGCCATGCTGGCCGAACGGATCCGGGCGAGCGGCCAGTCCCGCGTCCGGTATTTGCCGAGCAAGGAGGAGATTTTGTCCGTATTGGCGAACGGGGTGGCCAGCGGCGACCTCGTGCTGACGATGGGAGCGGGCGACATCTGGAAGGTCTCGCACCGGCTGGCCCAGCTTTTGAAGGAACGGGAGGAGGGAGAGTCCTGA